One window of the Canis aureus isolate CA01 chromosome 1, VMU_Caureus_v.1.0, whole genome shotgun sequence genome contains the following:
- the BARX1 gene encoding homeobox protein BarH-like 1: MQRPGEPGAARFGPPEGCADPPPHRYRSFMIEEILTEPPGPKGAAPAAAAAAAAGELLKFGVQALLAARPFHSHLAVLKAEQAAVFKFPLAPLGCSGLGSALLAAGPGLPGAPSAPHLPLELQLRGKLETPGPGEPGAKAKKGRRSRTVFTELQLMGLEKRFEKQKYLSTPDRIDLAESLGLSQLQVKTWYQNRRMKWKKIVLQGGGLESPTKPKGRPKKNSIPTSEQLTEQERAKEAEKPAEAPGDTIDRSRED; the protein is encoded by the exons ATGCAGCGGCCTGGGGAGCCGGGCGCCGCGCGCTTCGGGCCGCCCGAGGGCTGCGCCGACCCCCCGCCGCACCGCTACCGCAGCTTCATGATCGAGGAGATCCTCACCGAGCCGCCGGGGCCCAAGGGCGCCGcgccagccgccgccgccgccgccgccgcgggcgaGCTGCTCAAGTTCGGTGTGCAGGCGCTGCTGGCGGCGCGGCCCTTCCACAGCCACCTGG CCGTGTTGAAGGCCGAGCAGGCAGCGGTGTTTAAGTTCCCGCTGGCACCGCTCGGCTGCTCCGGGCTGGGCTCTGCGTTGCTGGCAGCGGGGCCTGGACTGCCCGGTGCCCCCAGCGCACCGCACCTGCCGCTTGAGCTGCAGCTCCGGGGGAAGTTGGAGACACCGGGCCCCGGAGAGCCGGGTGCCAAAGCCAAGAAGGGGCGTCGGAGCCGCACCGTGTTCACTGAGCTCCAGCTGATGGGCCTAGAGAAACGCTTTGAGAAGCAGAAATACCTCTCCACGCCCGACAG AATAGATCTCGCGGAATCCCTGGGTCTGAGCCAGTTGCAGGTGAAGACGTGGTACCAGAATCGCAGGATGAAGTGGAAGAAAATA GTGCTGCAGGGCGGCGGCCTGGAGTCTCCCACCAAGCCCAAGGGGCGGCCCAAGAAGAATTCCATTCCCACGAGCGAGCAGCTCACGGAGCAGGAGCGCGCCAAGGAGGCGGAGAAGCCGGCGGAGGCGCCCGGCGACACCATCGACAGGAGCCGAGAGGACTGa